From a region of the Thiorhodovibrio winogradskyi genome:
- a CDS encoding glycosyltransferase: MSILHVEGGARLYGGALQLLYLLRGLSALGVDNTLACRRGCELATRAAPFARVETLPMHGDADLLLIARLHALIARVRPDILHLHSRIGADVMGGLAGRLAGVPVVHTRRVDNPEPAWLAALKYRLHDRVIAISAGIARVLREAGVPEHKLRLVRSAVDTQAYARPCDRAYLCAQLGLENDGPREAPYIGVVAQLIKRKGHRVLLEALPALVARWPDLRVIFFGRGREDAPLRARVAALGLSRQVIFAGFRADLDALLPCLDLLVHPASMEGLGVSLLQAAAAGVPVVASRVGGIPEAVLDGETGLLVPPGDAQALQVAIARLLGDAVLRQRLGRAGQARMRADFSLAAMVAGNLALYRELLHAD; this comes from the coding sequence ATCAGCATCCTGCATGTCGAGGGCGGTGCGCGCCTCTATGGCGGCGCCTTGCAGCTGCTCTATCTGCTGCGCGGGCTCTCGGCGCTTGGGGTCGACAACACCCTGGCCTGCCGCCGGGGCTGCGAGCTAGCCACCCGGGCCGCGCCTTTTGCCCGGGTCGAGACCCTGCCGATGCACGGCGATGCCGACCTGCTGCTGATTGCGCGCCTGCACGCGCTGATCGCCCGCGTGCGCCCGGATATCCTGCATCTGCATAGCCGCATCGGTGCCGATGTGATGGGCGGCCTTGCCGGGCGCCTGGCCGGCGTGCCCGTGGTGCATACGCGCCGCGTCGACAATCCGGAGCCTGCCTGGCTGGCGGCGCTTAAATATCGGCTGCATGATCGGGTCATCGCCATCTCCGCCGGAATTGCCAGGGTGCTGCGCGAGGCTGGGGTGCCGGAGCACAAATTGCGTCTGGTGCGCAGTGCCGTCGATACCCAGGCCTATGCGCGACCCTGCGACAGGGCTTATCTGTGCGCGCAGCTTGGCCTTGAGAATGACGGACCGAGGGAGGCTCCATACATTGGCGTGGTGGCGCAACTCATCAAGCGCAAGGGCCACCGGGTGCTGCTCGAGGCCCTTCCGGCGTTGGTCGCGCGCTGGCCCGATCTGCGGGTGATCTTTTTCGGGCGCGGACGCGAGGACGCGCCACTGCGCGCGCGGGTCGCCGCTCTCGGGCTGTCGCGGCAGGTCATCTTCGCCGGTTTTCGCGCTGACCTTGACGCCTTGCTACCCTGCCTGGATCTGCTGGTCCATCCAGCCAGCATGGAGGGCTTGGGTGTCTCCCTGCTGCAAGCGGCCGCGGCCGGAGTGCCGGTGGTCGCGAGCCGGGTTGGCGGCATCCCCGAGGCGGTGCTCGATGGCGAGACGGGCTTGCTGGTGCCGCCAGGCGATGCACAGGCATTACAAGTCGCTATCGCCCGCTTGCTTGGCGATGCCGTGCTGCGCCAGCGGTTAGGTCGGGCTGGGCAGGCGCGCATGCGCGCGGACTTCTCGCTCGCTGCGATGGTGGCGGGTAACCTGGCCCTATATCGCGAACTCCTGCACGCCGACTGA
- a CDS encoding DUF5615 family PIN-like protein, which produces MKLLLDLLDMNIPEVWEPYLRKAGHEAIHWSRIGDIRAEDAVIMDWARQHEHIILTHDLDFGALLYLTKARAPSVLQIRAEHIIPRVMGESVPTALESAKIALDAGALVTIDPRRHRVRVLPLPGQADSNTATEGVIETRDKGVGI; this is translated from the coding sequence ATGAAACTCCTGCTGGACCTGCTGGACATGAATATCCCGGAAGTATGGGAGCCATATCTGCGAAAAGCTGGGCATGAGGCGATCCACTGGAGTCGGATTGGAGATATTCGAGCCGAGGATGCTGTGATCATGGATTGGGCGAGGCAACATGAGCACATTATCCTCACCCATGACCTCGACTTCGGTGCCCTTCTCTACCTTACCAAGGCACGCGCGCCCAGCGTTCTGCAGATTCGTGCGGAGCACATCATCCCAAGAGTGATGGGTGAATCGGTTCCAACCGCGTTGGAATCAGCAAAGATCGCCCTGGACGCTGGCGCGCTCGTCACAATCGACCCACGACGTCACCGTGTTCGTGTTTTGCCGCTACCGGGCCAGGCCGATAGCAACACGGCGACGGAAGGGGTTATCGAGACCCGCGACAAGGGCGTCGGGATCTAA
- the cgtA gene encoding Obg family GTPase CgtA, which yields MKFVDEAVIRVEAGDGGAGCVSFRREKFIPKGGPDGGDGGDGGSVFLVGDTGLNTLVDFRHQRVHRAERGRAGMGRNMRGRSGEDLIIPVPVGTRVRDEETGELLGEVLRPDERLLVARGGFHGIGNARYKSSTNRAPRQSTPGTPGDRRALALELILLADVGLLGLPNAGKSSLIQRLSSAKPKVADYPFTTLYPNLGVVRVSERRHFVMADIPGLITGASAGAGLGIRFLKHLERTRLLLHLIDIAPLPRMPSPAEQVRTIEQELVAFERNLSARERWLVLNKIDLIEEAALAEARAELCRALDWTGPLFCISAVTGAGTGELTAALMQHLEQHQVAHKDLSSPESTSAEDAWHPLD from the coding sequence ATGAAATTTGTCGACGAGGCCGTGATCCGGGTCGAGGCCGGCGATGGTGGCGCGGGTTGCGTGAGCTTTCGGCGCGAGAAGTTTATCCCCAAGGGTGGGCCTGACGGGGGCGATGGGGGCGATGGCGGCTCGGTTTTTCTGGTCGGCGACACGGGTCTGAATACCCTCGTTGACTTTCGCCATCAGCGGGTGCATCGCGCCGAGCGCGGCCGGGCCGGCATGGGCCGCAACATGAGGGGCCGATCGGGCGAGGATTTGATCATTCCGGTGCCCGTGGGCACTCGGGTGCGGGACGAGGAAACCGGCGAGTTGCTGGGCGAGGTCTTGCGGCCTGATGAGCGGCTGCTGGTCGCCCGTGGCGGTTTTCACGGCATTGGCAATGCCCGTTATAAATCCAGCACCAACCGCGCTCCCCGTCAGTCGACGCCTGGCACCCCGGGGGACAGGCGCGCACTCGCCTTGGAGTTGATTTTGCTGGCGGATGTCGGCCTGCTTGGGCTGCCCAATGCCGGCAAATCGAGTCTGATTCAGCGTCTCTCCAGCGCCAAGCCCAAGGTGGCGGATTATCCCTTCACTACCCTGTACCCCAATCTCGGGGTGGTGCGCGTCTCCGAGCGTCGGCATTTTGTGATGGCCGATATTCCAGGGCTGATCACCGGGGCATCCGCGGGCGCCGGGCTTGGCATCCGCTTTTTAAAACACCTGGAACGCACTCGCCTGCTGCTGCATCTGATTGATATCGCGCCGCTCCCACGGATGCCTTCCCCCGCCGAACAGGTGCGCACCATTGAGCAGGAGTTGGTCGCGTTTGAGCGCAACCTGAGCGCTCGCGAGCGCTGGCTGGTGCTCAACAAAATCGATCTTATCGAGGAGGCCGCGCTGGCCGAGGCTCGCGCCGAGCTGTGCCGGGCGCTGGATTGGACTGGTCCGCTGTTTTGCATTTCAGCCGTCACCGGCGCCGGCACTGGCGAATTGACCGCCGCGCTGATGCAACATCTCGAACAGCACCAGGTCGCACACAAAGACCTTTCCTCGCCAGAGAGCACTTCGGCCGAGGATGCCTGGCATCCGCTTGACTAG
- a CDS encoding capsular polysaccharide export protein, LipB/KpsS family, which yields MAALCSAASCFMVAGAPEHAAAVDLPPMPKTIAFIDPGMRLTPYLCAAVGELPAGVHPAFFALRPKPRSILRRCGHALAPAPRLWPVARAARPQAQRPDPDIDRDALLAGLRLARDRDAVTRASADYRRLLHSLRAFLDHRAPDGLFCWNGSGLAAGLAAQLARVNGIPMAFGENGYLPGTMQLDPKGVNAASSFGPDHRRLERILGLSWSAREYATLDAVLQAYRDGKRFTPAVSRPRALGASPLAYLEQALIDWREREPGRRVNRLVPKTPPPLPKRYVLFPLQVRQDSQLTVHSPLYGNQLDEVITGLVEALADIAPELVLVVKLHPADRDKTDYDPLIRRFGQVFWLDGGDIRALLPAAQAVVTINSTVGIEAMIFNRPVVVLGRAYYGFDGLVHLVTRRDQLTDALQRALNQEPNPETNHDYLAFLYFKALTRAHPRDYSTMSMQTFCARLAEIFGLADEGSRC from the coding sequence ATGGCTGCCCTCTGCTCCGCGGCAAGCTGCTTCATGGTGGCGGGCGCCCCGGAGCATGCCGCTGCTGTTGACCTTCCCCCCATGCCCAAGACCATTGCCTTTATTGACCCAGGGATGCGGCTGACGCCTTATCTGTGCGCCGCGGTTGGCGAGCTTCCGGCGGGCGTTCACCCGGCTTTTTTTGCGCTGCGACCCAAACCAAGGAGCATCCTGCGCCGTTGTGGTCATGCCTTGGCGCCAGCCCCGCGCCTCTGGCCGGTTGCGCGAGCGGCCCGGCCGCAAGCCCAGCGCCCGGACCCGGACATTGACCGCGACGCACTGCTGGCCGGGCTGCGCTTGGCGCGCGACCGGGACGCCGTGACCCGCGCGAGCGCGGATTACCGGCGGCTGTTGCACTCATTGCGCGCCTTTCTCGACCACCGGGCTCCCGATGGTCTTTTTTGCTGGAACGGTTCGGGACTTGCCGCGGGCCTGGCGGCGCAGCTTGCGCGTGTTAACGGCATCCCGATGGCGTTTGGAGAAAACGGCTACCTGCCCGGGACCATGCAACTCGACCCCAAGGGTGTCAATGCCGCCTCGTCCTTTGGTCCCGACCACAGGAGGCTTGAGCGCATTCTGGGGCTATCGTGGTCCGCGCGCGAGTATGCAACCCTAGATGCCGTGCTGCAGGCGTATCGCGACGGCAAGAGGTTCACGCCCGCCGTGTCGCGCCCACGCGCGCTCGGGGCATCGCCTCTTGCCTACCTGGAACAGGCGCTGATCGACTGGCGTGAGCGCGAACCCGGACGGCGCGTTAATCGGCTGGTGCCAAAAACGCCACCTCCCTTGCCGAAGCGCTATGTGCTCTTTCCGCTACAGGTCCGTCAAGACAGCCAGTTGACGGTTCATTCTCCGCTCTATGGCAACCAGCTCGATGAGGTGATCACGGGTCTCGTGGAGGCACTGGCGGACATCGCGCCTGAGCTTGTCTTGGTGGTGAAATTACACCCGGCGGATCGCGACAAGACGGATTACGATCCACTGATTCGCCGCTTTGGGCAGGTGTTTTGGCTTGATGGAGGCGACATCAGGGCGCTGCTGCCTGCGGCACAGGCCGTGGTGACCATCAACTCGACGGTTGGCATCGAGGCCATGATCTTCAACCGGCCCGTGGTGGTTCTCGGGCGCGCCTATTATGGGTTTGATGGCTTGGTGCATCTGGTGACGCGGCGCGACCAGTTGACCGATGCGTTGCAGCGGGCACTCAACCAGGAACCGAACCCGGAAACAAACCACGATTATCTCGCTTTTCTGTATTTCAAGGCGCTGACACGGGCGCACCCGAGGGATTATTCCACCATGTCCATGCAGACTTTTTGCGCGCGACTGGCCGAGATTTTTGGCTTGGCCGACGAGGGTTCCCGATGTTGA
- the proB gene encoding glutamate 5-kinase: MQDSCLLFARERIPAIKRWVVKIGSALLTADGQGLSREILAPWIAQIAARRQQGHQVVLVSSGAVAQGMARMGWRQRPRSLHELQAAAAIGQMGLIRAYEDGFAQRALQTAQILLTRDDLANRARYLNARSTLRTLLSLGVIPVVNENDTVATDELRFGDNDTLAALVANLIEAELLILLTDQDGLFEADPRSHPDARLISETRIDDRRLDSAAGGSRSGLGRGGMLTKVRAARLAARSGCATVIAPGRRTAVLDEIHAGAEIGTLLTPVQGPQAARKQWLAGQLQPRGQLVLDDGAVRALCEKGRSLLAVGVKAVSGQFSRGDPVACVDTHGREIARGLINYDALETRRLLGQPSANFAAILGFVDDEELIHRDNLVLV, encoded by the coding sequence ATGCAGGATTCCTGTTTATTGTTCGCGCGCGAGCGTATCCCGGCCATCAAGCGCTGGGTGGTGAAGATTGGCAGCGCCCTCTTGACGGCGGATGGCCAGGGGTTGTCGAGGGAAATCCTTGCGCCCTGGATCGCGCAGATCGCGGCCCGACGTCAACAGGGCCATCAGGTGGTGCTGGTATCATCGGGCGCGGTGGCGCAGGGCATGGCGCGCATGGGGTGGCGGCAACGTCCACGCAGCCTGCATGAGCTGCAAGCAGCCGCGGCCATTGGCCAGATGGGCTTGATCCGCGCTTACGAGGACGGCTTTGCCCAACGTGCGCTGCAAACGGCACAAATTCTGTTGACACGCGATGATTTGGCCAACCGCGCCCGTTACCTGAACGCCCGCAGCACTCTGCGCACCTTGCTCTCCCTTGGTGTTATCCCAGTTGTCAACGAGAACGACACTGTCGCCACCGATGAACTGCGCTTTGGCGACAATGACACCCTGGCGGCTCTGGTGGCCAATCTGATCGAGGCCGAGTTGTTGATTCTGCTGACCGACCAGGATGGCCTGTTCGAGGCCGATCCGCGCAGCCACCCGGATGCGCGCCTGATCAGCGAGACCCGTATCGATGATCGCCGCCTTGACAGCGCCGCTGGTGGCAGCCGCTCGGGACTGGGTCGCGGCGGCATGCTAACCAAGGTGCGCGCGGCGCGCTTGGCCGCGCGCTCCGGCTGCGCGACCGTGATCGCGCCAGGGCGGCGCACCGCGGTGTTGGACGAGATTCACGCCGGAGCTGAGATCGGCACCCTGCTAACGCCGGTGCAGGGTCCGCAAGCCGCGCGCAAGCAGTGGCTGGCTGGTCAGCTCCAGCCGCGGGGGCAACTGGTGCTGGACGATGGCGCCGTGCGCGCGCTGTGCGAGAAAGGTCGCAGTTTGCTGGCAGTGGGGGTGAAGGCAGTCTCGGGGCAGTTTAGCCGCGGTGATCCCGTGGCCTGCGTGGATACCCATGGTCGGGAAATCGCGCGTGGTCTGATCAATTACGACGCGCTCGAGACCCGCCGCCTGCTCGGCCAGCCGAGTGCGAACTTTGCCGCCATTCTGGGCTTTGTGGATGATGAGGAGTTAATCCACCGGGACAACCTGGTCCTGGTGTGA
- a CDS encoding rhodanese-like domain-containing protein, which produces MRNITPKALAERLATEAEPPLLIDVREPWEAAICQIPGSRLIPMREIPEQRAGLDADRETLVICHHGVRSLQVALYLERMGHRKVLNLQGGIAAWTEQVDPNMATY; this is translated from the coding sequence ATGCGGAACATCACCCCCAAAGCCCTCGCCGAGCGTCTCGCAACCGAGGCCGAACCACCCCTGCTGATCGATGTGCGCGAACCCTGGGAAGCGGCCATCTGCCAGATTCCCGGCTCCCGTCTGATCCCAATGCGGGAGATTCCCGAGCAGCGTGCTGGACTGGACGCCGATCGCGAGACCCTTGTCATCTGCCATCATGGTGTGCGCAGCCTGCAAGTCGCGCTTTATCTTGAACGCATGGGACACCGCAAGGTTCTCAACCTGCAAGGCGGCATTGCTGCCTGGACCGAGCAGGTCGATCCGAACATGGCCACCTATTAA
- a CDS encoding isochorismatase family protein, with amino-acid sequence MSIHQAPMPLSQSQFSQLLIIDAQERLAAAMDQQLRAEVEGNINRLIKAAKILDIPVIATEHNPNGLGKTIAGIREHLPETVVATEKTCFSCCTASGFERNLTSAPERKQVVLVGMEAHICIVQTASGLQRWGYQVFVAADAICSRHTHHRDNALERMRNCGIHVTNTESVAFEWLGDSNHERFRPVWQLFK; translated from the coding sequence ATGAGTATTCATCAAGCCCCCATGCCCTTGAGCCAGAGCCAGTTCTCGCAGTTGTTGATCATCGACGCCCAGGAGCGACTGGCCGCCGCCATGGATCAGCAACTGCGCGCTGAGGTCGAGGGCAATATCAACCGGCTGATCAAGGCCGCAAAGATTCTAGACATTCCCGTGATCGCCACCGAGCATAACCCGAACGGACTGGGCAAGACCATCGCCGGTATTCGCGAGCATCTGCCCGAGACCGTGGTCGCCACGGAGAAGACCTGCTTCTCCTGCTGCACGGCGTCTGGCTTTGAGCGCAATCTGACCAGCGCGCCCGAGCGCAAGCAGGTGGTGCTGGTCGGCATGGAGGCGCATATCTGCATCGTGCAAACCGCCTCCGGGCTGCAACGCTGGGGCTATCAGGTGTTCGTGGCGGCCGATGCCATTTGTTCCCGCCACACCCATCATCGTGACAACGCACTCGAGCGCATGCGCAATTGTGGCATTCATGTGACCAACACCGAGTCGGTCGCCTTCGAGTGGCTGGGCGACTCCAACCACGAGCGCTTCCGCCCGGTGTGGCAGTTATTCAAGTAG
- a CDS encoding DUF433 domain-containing protein: protein MQFPEMDRITIDPRVMGGKPCIRGIRITVGTITGLLASGETVDSLLSIYPCLEARDIYAALAYAAWRFEEQDLPLQVA from the coding sequence ATGCAATTCCCCGAAATGGACCGCATCACCATCGATCCGCGGGTCATGGGCGGAAAACCCTGTATTCGTGGCATTCGCATTACAGTCGGTACCATAACGGGGCTTCTTGCTTCAGGCGAGACCGTGGACAGCTTATTGTCGATCTACCCCTGTCTTGAAGCTAGGGATATTTACGCGGCGCTTGCTTATGCTGCATGGCGTTTTGAAGAACAGGATCTCCCCCTGCAGGTTGCATGA
- a CDS encoding glycosyltransferase family 9 protein, with protein sequence MNRPAHERILLVRLSAIGDIVFASPLIDAFRAAWPRAHLAWLVHPACASLLAHHSALDAVIEWPQPRLRALLAERRFGALRRELLVLGRELRARRFDLAVDLQGLMKSALPTRLTGAPERIGLDSREGSALLMTRVIRAPRDDPRIGSEYRALADALDLPIGDFAMRIAPGTKARAQAEDMIRQAGLERGFALLCPFTTRPQKHWFEDRWAETAVRLSRPCADGGLGLPARLLGAPGNRPAAARIARAAGLPLDAWVGETSLPLAAALIERASLLMGVDTGLSHMGIAAKIPTLLLFGSTRPYLETGRAEARVLYHARDCSPCRRRPSCDGRFDCMRAISVDQVLASAAALVELHADRTHA encoded by the coding sequence GTGAACCGACCCGCGCACGAACGCATTCTGCTGGTCCGCCTCAGCGCCATCGGGGACATTGTCTTCGCCTCGCCGCTGATCGATGCCTTCCGCGCCGCCTGGCCGCGGGCGCATCTGGCCTGGTTGGTGCATCCAGCGTGCGCCTCCCTGCTCGCGCATCACTCGGCGCTGGATGCGGTCATTGAGTGGCCACAGCCGCGCCTGCGCGCCTTGCTCGCCGAGCGGCGTTTCGGTGCCTTGCGACGGGAGCTCCTGGTTCTTGGCCGAGAGTTACGCGCGCGGCGCTTTGATCTCGCGGTCGATTTGCAGGGCTTGATGAAAAGCGCGCTGCCGACGCGCCTGACCGGCGCACCGGAACGCATCGGACTGGACTCACGCGAGGGCAGTGCCCTGCTGATGACGCGGGTGATCCGCGCGCCGCGAGATGACCCTCGCATTGGCTCCGAATATCGCGCGCTGGCCGATGCACTCGATCTGCCGATAGGCGATTTCGCCATGCGGATCGCGCCTGGGACCAAGGCGCGGGCGCAGGCGGAGGACATGATCCGCCAGGCCGGTTTGGAACGCGGCTTCGCGTTGCTATGTCCCTTCACGACGCGCCCGCAGAAGCATTGGTTCGAGGATCGCTGGGCCGAGACTGCCGTCCGCCTGAGCCGGCCGTGCGCTGACGGCGGTCTTGGTCTCCCCGCCCGCCTGTTGGGCGCCCCAGGCAATCGCCCGGCAGCCGCGCGCATCGCCCGCGCCGCTGGCCTGCCGCTCGATGCCTGGGTGGGAGAGACCAGCCTGCCCCTGGCCGCGGCGCTGATTGAACGCGCGAGCCTGCTCATGGGCGTTGATACCGGGTTGAGCCACATGGGAATAGCCGCCAAGATTCCGACCCTGTTGCTGTTCGGATCGACCCGGCCTTATCTGGAAACCGGGCGCGCGGAGGCGCGGGTGCTTTATCATGCGCGCGACTGCTCGCCCTGCCGGCGCCGCCCGAGCTGCGATGGGCGCTTCGACTGCATGCGCGCCATCTCGGTTGATCAGGTGCTGGCATCGGCCGCTGCCTTGGTTGAGCTCCATGCCGACAGAACCCATGCCTGA
- a CDS encoding protein-L-isoaspartate O-methyltransferase family protein — protein MTTDFERARFNMIEQQVRPWQVLDAKVLDIMGGMPRERFVPDAYQGLAYADIEIPIGALPSQRMLAPKIVGRLLQALRLESTDRVYEIGTGTGYVTACLAQLGEAVHSVDIDPDLADQARERLIAEGTVGRIEIRALDAFAADSEAAPFAAIAVTGSLPTEEPLNRLREQLLAGGRLFAFVGEAPVMEAVLITRVGRGGYRRESLFETCVPPLENAPRVDAFVF, from the coding sequence ATGACTACCGATTTCGAGCGCGCGCGTTTTAACATGATCGAACAGCAGGTGCGTCCCTGGCAGGTGCTGGACGCCAAGGTGCTGGACATCATGGGCGGCATGCCGCGCGAGCGCTTCGTGCCGGATGCCTATCAGGGGCTGGCATACGCGGATATCGAGATTCCCATCGGCGCCCTGCCCTCGCAGCGCATGCTGGCGCCCAAAATCGTCGGGCGGCTGCTGCAGGCGCTGCGGCTTGAATCCACCGACCGGGTGTATGAGATCGGCACCGGCACGGGTTATGTCACAGCCTGCCTGGCGCAACTCGGGGAGGCTGTGCACAGCGTCGATATCGACCCTGACCTGGCCGATCAGGCGCGTGAGCGACTGATTGCCGAGGGCACGGTCGGGCGCATTGAGATCCGCGCCCTGGATGCCTTTGCCGCGGATAGCGAGGCCGCGCCCTTTGCCGCCATTGCCGTGACCGGCTCGCTACCCACCGAGGAACCGTTGAATCGACTGCGCGAGCAGTTGCTTGCTGGCGGGCGCCTGTTTGCCTTTGTGGGCGAGGCGCCAGTGATGGAGGCGGTGTTGATTACGCGCGTCGGTCGCGGCGGCTACCGACGGGAGTCGCTGTTCGAGACCTGTGTGCCTCCCCTGGAGAACGCCCCACGCGTGGATGCCTTTGTGTTCTGA
- the waaA gene encoding lipid IV(A) 3-deoxy-D-manno-octulosonic acid transferase, which produces MTRAIYSALLHALLPALLLRLLWRSLRAPAYRERWRERLGFYSKPPVPVDIWVHAVSVGEVQAAQPMIRHLMLRDPGMRVLVTTTTPTGARRLRELFDERVAHLYCPFDLSLIARRFLVRVKPRLAIVMETEIWPNLLAECERRDVPVLLVNARLSARSARGYAKLRSLAAESMGRFQLIAAQTQADAERFIALGVPAERVAVTGSIKFDLLLPASLTDQAEVMRRGWGSNRPIWVAASTHEGEEELLLRAHARLREWLPAALLVLVPRHPDRFERVAALVQRRGFKLARRSLGHACDAQSSVYLGDTMGELVSFIAAADAAFVGGSLVPTGGHNLLEAAAVGVPVIVGPHVFNFVEVTRLLMAHQAAVQIQSIDELTQCLHRWLTDAAERARIGENGRRAVEANRGALERLLRLIDPHLDAIAPAKPST; this is translated from the coding sequence ATGACACGCGCCATCTACTCAGCCCTGCTCCATGCCCTGCTGCCCGCGCTCTTGTTGCGGCTGCTGTGGCGCAGTCTGCGCGCGCCCGCCTATCGCGAGCGCTGGCGCGAGCGGCTGGGGTTTTACAGCAAACCGCCAGTGCCGGTTGATATCTGGGTGCATGCGGTCTCGGTGGGTGAGGTGCAGGCCGCCCAGCCAATGATCCGCCACCTAATGCTGCGTGATCCGGGCATGCGGGTGCTGGTCACCACCACCACGCCAACTGGCGCGCGCCGACTGCGGGAGCTGTTCGATGAAAGGGTCGCGCACCTTTACTGCCCCTTCGACCTCTCTTTGATCGCGCGGCGTTTTCTCGTGCGCGTGAAGCCGCGTCTGGCGATTGTGATGGAGACCGAGATCTGGCCCAATCTGCTGGCCGAATGCGAGCGCCGTGACGTGCCGGTGCTGCTGGTCAATGCGCGGCTCTCGGCGCGCTCCGCGCGCGGCTACGCCAAGCTGCGCTCGCTGGCGGCTGAAAGCATGGGTCGCTTCCAGTTGATTGCCGCCCAGACCCAGGCCGATGCCGAGCGCTTCATCGCGCTTGGCGTGCCCGCCGAGCGAGTGGCGGTGACCGGCAGCATCAAGTTCGACCTGCTATTGCCCGCCAGCCTGACCGATCAGGCCGAGGTCATGCGCCGTGGCTGGGGCTCCAATCGTCCCATCTGGGTCGCCGCCAGTACCCACGAGGGCGAGGAAGAACTCCTGCTGCGCGCCCATGCCCGACTGCGCGAGTGGTTGCCGGCGGCGCTCTTGGTGCTGGTGCCGCGCCATCCGGACCGCTTCGAGCGGGTGGCCGCCCTGGTTCAGCGGCGCGGCTTCAAGCTCGCGCGGCGCAGCCTGGGGCACGCCTGCGATGCCCAAAGCAGCGTCTACCTTGGCGACACCATGGGCGAATTAGTGAGTTTTATCGCCGCCGCCGACGCGGCCTTTGTCGGGGGCAGCCTGGTGCCGACCGGGGGCCATAATCTTCTGGAGGCGGCGGCCGTCGGGGTGCCGGTGATCGTCGGCCCCCATGTGTTTAATTTTGTCGAGGTGACCCGCTTACTGATGGCGCATCAAGCCGCCGTGCAAATCCAGTCCATCGACGAGCTGACCCAGTGTCTGCATCGCTGGCTGACCGATGCCGCCGAGCGCGCCCGTATCGGCGAGAATGGGCGTCGCGCCGTCGAGGCGAATCGCGGCGCGCTCGAACGCCTGCTGCGCTTGATCGATCCCCATCTTGATGCCATCGCGCCAGCAAAGCCCTCTACTTGA